tgcCAAAATTAACTATTGTTCTTAATAGTATAAAGGTGAAAATActcattttaattaaaaatattatattttattatataaactttagttttcaaagttagtaattcatatagtTGCGACAGGTGTCAAGTATATCGATAATGTTTTGacatgtgtgaaaaaaaaaattatttaataattattaggaaaattaaaaaatcctaaaaataaaaggattacaagtaatatttttaaaaggtatataaaaccaaaagtaatctattatatcactaattctaataggaaagttatctattaaattactaatttcaataagaaaatatgtgcaattaataaagaaaatatttgcaattattatttattgtaatcatatagtaaaaagaaatttatacagaaaactgattaaagtataaagaggtttaatatgttaaaattagtgTTGctgaaaaaaaagtgttaaaattagtgattaacataatataaaaaaaaataagaaattagtgtaattttcttaagtttttcaatgggtgaatgatttgatagtgtattcaatattatgttattatataaacattagTTTTCAAACTTAGTAATTCATGTGATCGCAACACTTATCAAATCTAAACAAGTGAGAGCAAAGTTTCCAAAAACTTATTATAAAGCAATTTTGGTCGCTACGAAACGGAACAAacccatattaaaaaaaaaattacgccACTTTGTGCTATAGATATTGATCTCATGTCATTTTGTTAGTCTACTTTAACTTGaagaaattaaatgtaaatGCTATCTTGATTAAATTATGTAACCGACatcatatatacaaacataGCACTTAAACAataatctataatctatatatgaGAACGAAATGGAGGAGggaacaaaatcaatttttcagAATGGACACTAACAAGTTTATAAACATACCTTGATATAGAGATTGAAGCAGGTTAATTCAAAACACACTCTAATAAaacaattctttgattttattttttacttttaaaaatactctgaAAACGATAAATTCgaaaattgtttttgtattccatagaagtttatatataataaacaaaaatttgtaaataaaaaggTCTAAAACATATAGGTGTGAATCAAAGAGGTGCAAAAATAAATAGgtgcaatttttaaaagatggggcACGACGAATAGATGCAACAATTAAAAggtgcgatttttaaaacatggacTATGACGAAAAGACACGTTTATTTGAAGGAAAAAGACTTGCAATTGTTAGATCATTAATAAGTTTCAAGCGTTagatgaaataataaaataattctcATCCATTGGATTCAATATGACACAAAAAGTGGATtcaatatgaaacaaaattaatattttgaatacaacttaaaatttcacaaatttttcttatatgCGCGTTAATACGCGGGCCTAATCTAGttaaatataaacaataatatatgaaagaaatattttataggaatgaataatttaaaatatttaccaAGAGCATATTTATAACAAAGTACAACTACTGTTAGAGTTATTTTTTGTCATCTTCTATTTCAATTTATGTGTAATAAGTCAAAAGTTTATATGAAACTATCGTTACATTTTGACGCGTAGAATCAAATATATGTGAAATCAACTTAAATTATATGTAAGAAAAACGTTACTTTTTATTGCGTAATATTTCAATCTATGtgtaattagtaaaaaaattcatgtaaaaCTAGTGTTATTTTTTGTAACGCCTAAACCGGGTGTACGTTACACTTTTTGGATAGTAGTatatcaaactcttttttttgtcccGTAGTACTTTGAATCTAATCAGTCAAAGATTTATACaaagttattaattattttttgacacGTAATATATTAAATCTATGCGCAATtgactaaatatttatatgaaacTAGTGTTATTTTCTgtcataaaatatattacatttatgtatagtcaaataaaaattaatgtaatattactttttttgttaaaaacaattattaataattagaaaactatcaaaatattaaGTAGATAGAGAAAAACCTAATAAAGATTTTATCTTCTTATAAATACTAGCAAACTAGTAGTATTGTagaattaagaaaccaaaatacacaaaagaaagaaaaaaaaaaaaaaaaaaaaaaaaaaaaaagagaaagagctaGNaaaaaaaaaaaaaaaaaaaaaaagaccagaGAGAGGGGTAACTGAAAAACTGAAGATCCTCTATTCCTCTCGATATTTGCGATCTTACGTTACCAAAACAAGACTCTCGTTCTACACTAATTTACCATTCTGCCACTTCTTCGACTCTGCAAATAAAAACACTTTGCCTTTTcgcctttctctctctctctctccctctctctgacTACAACTTCGTCGTCTCTGGTTTCAGATCACTAACTCCGGAGAGACTCCACCGGGAATTTCTCACCCGAATTCAGATAAATTTCGGGTCTTTGAAGAATGTCGGAGATCGAGACCGTTCCAGACGAGTTTCGTTGCAACCGCTCCGATGGTAAGCAATGGAGGTGCAAGAGACGAGCTTTAGAGGGTAAAAAGATGTGCGAGGCTCATCACTCTTCTCAGAGCTTAAAGCGGAGTAAGCAGAAAGCTTCAGAGTCGATGAAGCTCGTTAGatcaagaagaggaggaggaggagacgaagCGGCGTGTTCTGAGATCGAGCCTAGCGAAAACAGAATTAGGGCTAAGAGATCGGGGAAATCTAAGAGGAAGCGAGTTATGGGTGAAGCAGAGGCTATGGATGAAGCTGTTAAGAAGATGAAGCTGAAGAGAGGGGATTTGCAGCTGGATTTGATTAGGATGGTGCTGAAGAGAGAAgttgagaagaggaagaggttgccgaatcagaagaagaagacgaagaaggtgaCCAGTAGTAATGGTGGGTTTGGTGAATTTGTTGGAGAAGAGTTAACGAGGGTTCTTCCTAATGGTGTGATGGCGATTTCACCACCTTCTCCGACTACAAGTAATGTGTCTTCTCCTTGTGATGTTAAAGTTGGTGAAGAGCCAATTTCGGTTGCTAAACGAAGGTTTAGGTCTAAGAACATTGAACCTTTGCCTGTTGGCAAAATGCAGGTAACGAGAAGCTTAAAGTTTTACACTTTGTGTGTATCcagttagtttctttttttagtcTTCTTATTTGGGTTTTGTGTGATTGTTTTTGTCAAGGTGGTTCCTTTCAAGGGGAATTTGGTTAGtggaaagaaggagaagaagaagaggtgtcATTGGTGTGGAACAAGAGGATTTGGGGATTTGATTAGTTGTTTGAGTTGTGAAAGAGAGTTCTTTTGCATTGATTGTATTGAAAAAAGGTATGGTCTTTCCTTTTTGCTGATGGATTGTTCACATTAGAGTCTAATCCTCTGTATCTAGTTAGAGAGTTACATGAAGAGGATAGTTATAATTAGGAATCTCCTTAACGATATCAGTCGTTTTGTGGACCGAAGACATCTTGAGGCTTATCTATTCACCTATGGTAGCTGCTGAATTGCaatgtttgttctgttttatgtGCATTCAGAGTATTCTCTTTCCACTTTGGAGGAGAGCTTGCTCGAATTTCGTTTTTACTTCCCTGATAATATGTGGCGTAAATGTTAGGATGTAATAACATGAGATACTCTTTCCTGCAGTTTCATGCTTCAATAGTTTCACTTGAGATTGCTTCTGTAGTTttattgtttctgattttgcTATTAAGTTATCTGGTTTTGATCTACTAATTGGTTAGAAGCATTCATCGTACTGATTTTTGGCTTGGAATAAATCAGGAACAAGGGATCGAGAGAAGAAGTTGAGGGAAAATGCCCTGTATGCTGTGGATCATGTAGGTGCAAGGTTTGCTCAGTCACTATGTCTGGAGTCACTGAATGTAAGGTCTGAATATCTGATAGTTCCTTAGCGTAAAGATTTTACatggtttatttttctttcttcagatAATTTGTGACACAAAGTTGTTTACTCTATAAAATGTTCCAGGATTCTCAGAGTGTCAGGAGTGATATTGACAGGGTTTTGCATCTGCATTATGCGGTGTGCATGCTTCTTCCagtactaaaaaaaatcaatgcaGAACACAAAGTAGAGGTGGAGAATGACGCAGAAAAGAAAGGTGTTTAATAGTTTTTGCcaaatattttcttaagatAGCTTGCTTGGTTAAGGACAGGAACAACCATAATTAGATGCTTTATTcaggttctttcttttttggatccTACGGTTCTATTAAGTTAAATTCGCTCAtatgtttgattcttttttttttttttcaaattcgtGATAGGGGGAAATCCAGCTGAACCTCAAATACATAGCTCTGAATCAACCTCTGATGATCAACAGCTCTGGTGCTTACTTTGCTACCTTATTCCCTTCTACTGTTAAGTGTTCacatattgtgtttttttttcttcttctgattacTTCGTTGAATACTTGTCTGAGTAGCAGCAGTGACAACTCTGCTGCTGTGGATTTGAAAAAAAGGTGCACCCGCAGTTCCTCAGTTCTCAGGCTAAGTTCTGACCAAGATCAGAGTCAAGGGAGCTTATCTAGAATGGTTGGGTCAGTTAAATGCTTGAATGGTATAAAATCTCTATCAGATTGTAAGCGGAAAGAAGTCAAAGGATGCAGCAATAACCTTTCACTGAGTCTATTGTCTCTGGAGTTGACAAGCAAGTTAGAAATCAGTGCAGAGGAAGTAGTCAGTTGCTATGAGTTGCCTGAAGTCTTGGATAAATTCTTTGGATGTCCATTTTGTCATGGAATGGAAACGCAATCTAGTAGTAGTGATAGTAACTTGAAAGAAGCAtctaagagaagagaagacggAACTGGTAACTTTTTATACTACCCCACAGTGATGGAATTTCAACAAAACAATCTCGAACACTTTCAGACACACTGGAGTAAAGGCCATCCTGTAGTAGTTCGTAGTGTGTTAAAGGGTGGTTTAAGCCTGAACTGGGATCCAGTAGCCATGTTCTGTTGCTATCTTATGACCATAAACAGCAAAACTGGCAATACTACCGATTGTATGGATTGGTTTGAGGTATGTCCTTGTGTTCTTTGATGTTACTGGTGCGctctctttcttgattttaataCCCTTTAATCTCTCAATTGGTCTAATTCTTATTCAATGACAGGTAGAAATTGGCgtaaagcaattttttttgggctCTTTGAGAGGAAAGGCTGAGACTAATACTTGTCAAGAAAGGCTGAAGCTGGAGGGATGGCTTTCGTCTTCATTGTTTAAAGAACAGTTTCCAAATCATTATGCTGAAATACTGAATATTTTACCAATTTCACACTACATGGATCCAAAGAGCGGACTACTAAATATCGCAGCCAACCTACCTGACACTGTACAAACACCTGATTTTGGTCCATGCCTCCATATTTCATACAGGAGTGGTGAAGAATATGCACTGCCTGATTCTGTGAGGAAGTTAGGGTTCGAAACTTGTGACATGGTAAGTTTTCGTAATCCTTCCATTTGGAAGAGCCATCCCTTATTTCACACTTTCCTAGCTTtacaaattgaaaatttatacgGATTGTTAGCTAACGTAGTAACACTGTGGTCAGTTAAATTTCCTTTCACTTTTCTGGTTTAACTTTTCAGATCTACTTATATTTTTCTCAACCTTTGATTTGCTCTGCAGGTTGatatcttgttatatgtcaCAGAAACACATGTATCCACTAAACAGATTTGTAGGATAAGAAAGCTTATGAAAAATATTGGAAGAGTAAGATCTAAAAACCCAGAGCAGGTGAGGGAGAGTAGATTTGATAAGGGAAAGAAACGAGATAGGTCTGAGGCATATGCTCAGAGAGATTGGTTGGATGGCTATCCCAGTTCTGATTCAGAATCTTCACAACACTGTTTAGGCGCTAAATGCAGAGGCACTAAGTTTGAAGCAGAGGAAAGAGAAATTTGCAACGACTCTTGTGAAGAAGAAAGCCTAAGCAACTCTTATGGTGCCCGGTGGGATGTATTTCAGAAACAAGATGTTTCTAAACTTCTCGAGTATATTAATAACCACTCTCTCGAGCTAGAATCCATGGATTCCAGCAAAAAAAACGTAAGTTTTAGGTTGATGGTTTGATCGCTTCTACAAAAGATCAGTTGTTGTTGTGCCCATCATTACTCTTGTTATGTATCATTTTTGCAGGTGAATCATCCATTACTTGAGCAGAGTTATTATCTTGATGAGTACCACAAAGAAAGGCTTAAGGAAGAGTTTGGTAAGTATCATATCCTCATTTCTACTAGTTTTATCTTACCATTTCATTATGTCTTTAATTCATTCATCTTGCTTATTTTGTTTGCTCAGACGTTGAACCATGGAGTTTTGATCAATGTGTTGGGGAAGCAGTCATCGTCCCTGCTGGATGTCCATACCAAAATAGAAAGAATAAGGTATTACTTTTACATCAAACACTCTTTCCTTCTTTTGTAATAAGAAAGTTATTAACCTTTTAACATAACTTTTGCTAGTCTTGCGTAAATGCGGTTGTGAAGTTTCTGTCACCTGAGCATGTTACTGAATCAATTAAACGAGTGGAAGAGCTCAATCAACTTCCTCAGAGCGTCAAAACGAAAGCAAATAAGATTGAGGTGAGTTcctttagtttaaattttaaaacaaggTTGACTAAGAAAGGAGTGGTGGTGTGTTTATGTAAAACTAACATTGCTGCACAATAACCAGGTGAAGAAAATGGCGATTCATAAAATTAGCGAAGCTGTAAAGGAAATCCGGGAACTCACATCTTCAGATTCAACTGGTGCATCGAGATTATATAACTAGAGCTAGAGGTAGCAATCTTGATTCTTGGCCATTGATAGTTACCCAATTCTTCTTGGAAAGAGTAAGGCATTAAGCTGTTGAGTTACAGTTGTAAGGAGTAGTAGAatgtaaacatatatagaaataaacaaacaagaacagagAGAGCAAAATGAATTCATTTGCCATTCAGATTGTTGTTGGGTTATGAATAATAAAGTGGAATATATCTTGGTGTTacaaaagtttttcttttttacataagCTGGCTTGTTATTGACAAAATCTATTGATATATACAAAGACTTACTCTTTTGGGCTCATTTTGTTCTAAGAACAATCTTACCTTTTGCATCGTCATGGATAATTGGTAAGACTATGTCTGGAGGCTGAACCCTCCAGACTTTAGGATCCTGAAACTGATGTCCTAACTTAGCCAATTTATCAGCGACTCGATTCCCTTCTCTGTAAACATGGCTCAACACGCAGTTGCTCAGCTCAAGCATAACCACATTGATGTAATTCACATGCTTTTTTGTCTCTTCACATCTCAATCTCCCTCTCTTGGAGATGATATCCATTATGATCTTGGCATCTCCTTCGAGCCATAGATCCGTCCATCCGTTCTCCAGAACCAGCTCGAGGCCTCTTTTGAGGGCTGCGAACTCTGCCGTGGTGCTTGTGGCTTCCCCTATGGATTCAGAGTATCCAAGAAGGAACTCGGCTTTGTGGTTTCTGAATATCCCTCCAATGCTGGCTtgtccttctcttcctcttgatCCGTCAAAGTTAAGCTTTATCCACCCATTTTCAGGTTTCGTCCACACAACTTTAACAGGCTGTTTATGGTAGTTTCGGATTAACAGCATAGTAGCCCGGGTTTGAAGCAACCCTTGATATCTTGCCATCTTTGTGAAAGCTAACATTGAGTTAAACCTTTTCTTATAACCTGAGTTTTATTTTCTGAGGGATGGTGGACTCGGATTGTCTTTTTAGTCacgtatcatcatcatcaactcgATTAAGAATAGACAACTTTAAATGGAAGGGTTTGTTAGGGAAATGATCCTTGTAAGGAAAGCAAAGAATGATCCTTAATTGAAATGAAAGGGAACGAACATTTGCAGAGTTTTTATATAAACCATTGTTAAATGAATGGTATTTTTGAAGTCGGAGAAGTTTTCATATAGACAAATGAAAAAACCTGAAACAGCTATATATATGACTACTTTTGTCTTATCCCTAAAATACTGAGTGTCTCccctcaatctctctctctctctctctctctctctctctctctctctagagaAGAGAAACTTGCAAGCAAAGAAGGAATGAGAATAGAGTGACCCACATTTTCCGGAAACATAAGTTCTTCTAACATGAAGTTATGAtttattttggttctgtttACGAAACAACAagtaaaataacaatatattaaaccACTAAGAATTGATTCTaatattacaaaagaaaaatggaaaacacTTGAAACAGAGCAtcttcaagaaacagagcaaatccCATATAATAATGCAAAGATCTTTCTTGTTGGTTTCATGTAATTTCTGTCAAATATTCTGTGGCTTGTTGATCCATTTCATTGGTTCTTCTTAACATTCTAAATTACCTCTTCGACCAATCTTCATTCTTCCATAAGTTCAAACCAAACCGGGAATCCCAGAGTTCGGTTTACAACTCAACATTCTAAATTAAAAGGATCCTGAAATTGAAATGAATCGAACCGTTGGTAAACAACACGCAATTTAGTTTTACGTTAGTTCATCGTTACCGGTTCCAGTTATTACATTTTTGGACCCGGTCTGATGTTAATTTTAAGTTCATAAACTAAACCGTCGTCCTCACTCTTTCTCTCACAGCTTAATCCACCGTCGTCGCTGGTTCGAACGACGTCCGGGTCGTACTGGTCTTCACTGATTGGATTATTGACTATCCCTACAAATTCCGGGAGCACTTGGGCTCTCAAATTCCATGAATCAATGTAGCTTACCCCACACAGCTGCTCTGGAAAACGGGAACAGTCAAAGGCGTCGAATTGGCTCATCATCTTTAACGTCGCCGTGATTATTTAGAGATGCACAGCGTGTTTCTTCTGCTTTCTTCTGATGTTCCCTCCCGCCGTGAGTCAATCGTGGCTTCAATTTTGGGGTGCTGAGGTTTCCATGGCGAGATTCGAACTCTGTGGGTTGTTATTTCCAAACAAAGGGTTGTGATAAGGTATGATACTTTCTTCATTATAGTACGTTTGGGGTTATGTTTCTGTGCTTAAAAGAATTAACATTTGTTTCTTGGCTTCTGGTTTGCAAATTGTAGTAGGTTTCTCCATGAAGAAGCTAGTGAAGTTCCAATTACATTTCTTGTCCTGGTATATTCTGATGCACCCAAGCCCTTCGGATTTGAGTTTGACAACgtttttttcagtttatttcTCACTAACGGAAGATTAGTCTTAGTTCCAAGTTGTTAAAGTTTCAGACTTCTTATTTGGTTCATATTGGTTACTTTAGAGTTGAGAGGAAACAAGTGAGAAATAAACACttcttatgtaaaataaaacaatttcacATCGTTGACCTGATTCGCTGCACCAACTCCTGaattttatattgaaattttgtaaatctatCATCATGCAGCAGGACCAAACAACCTTACAAAGGTTGTCCACTTGTGTCTGCTActgaattttatatttgtttttgatcaGCAACTTGTCTTCTTTCGGCTGTCAGATTTTGAAATAGTTTATAGAAAGAACACACTGCTTtctttttaataagattttaaggTCAAATTTGATCTGATCGACCTTTACCATATCTACACTCATTAAACACtggggtttttttctttcaagctTCCATGGAACATGTCagagttatcttcttcttctttgcttgtgTCCTAACGCTTGTTCCATTTCATGCCTTTGCTCAGGTTGATTCCTATGAGTTTGATCCAGATTTCAACTGTGTTGACCGTGGCAACTTCACAGCTAACAGCACTTTTGCTGGAAATCTCAACCGCCTTGTCTCCTCTCTCTCCTCACTCAAATCCAAAGCTTATGGCTTCTACAACCTTTCTTCTGGAGACTCATCTGGAGAAAGAGCTTATGCAATTGGTTTGTGTAGAAGAGAAGTCAGAAGAGATGATTGTCTCAGCTGTATTCAGACAGCTGCAAGAAACCTCACCAAGCAGTGTCCACTGACAAAACAAGCCGTTGTATGGTACAC
The sequence above is a segment of the Camelina sativa cultivar DH55 chromosome 10, Cs, whole genome shotgun sequence genome. Coding sequences within it:
- the LOC104718190 gene encoding uncharacterized protein LOC104718190 isoform X2, giving the protein MSEIETVPDEFRCNRSDGKQWRCKRRALEGKKMCEAHHSSQSLKRSKQKASESMKLVRSRRGGGGDEAACSEIEPSENRIRAKRSGKSKRKRVMGEAEAMDEAVKKMKLKRGDLQLDLIRMVLKREVEKRKRLPNQKKKTKKVTSSNGGFGEFVGEELTRVLPNGVMAISPPSPTTSNVSSPCDVKVGEEPISVAKRRFRSKNIEPLPVGKMQVVPFKGNLVSGKKEKKKRCHWCGTRGFGDLISCLSCEREFFCIDCIEKRNKGSREEVEGKCPVCCGSCRCKVCSVTMSGVTECKDSQSVRSDIDRVLHLHYAVCMLLPVLKKINAEHKVEVENDAEKKGGNPAEPQIHSSESTSDDQQLCSDNSAAVDLKKRCTRSSSVLRLSSDQDQSQGSLSRMVGSVKCLNGIKSLSDCKRKEVKGCSNNLSLSLLSLELTSKLEISAEEVVSCYELPEVLDKFFGCPFCHGMETQSSSSDSNLKEASKRREDGTGNFLYYPTVMEFQQNNLEHFQTHWSKGHPVVVRSVLKGGLSLNWDPVAMFCCYLMTINSKTGNTTDCMDWFEVEIGVKQFFLGSLRGKAETNTCQERLKLEGWLSSSLFKEQFPNHYAEILNILPISHYMDPKSGLLNIAANLPDTVQTPDFGPCLHISYRSGEEYALPDSVRKLGFETCDMVDILLYVTETHVSTKQICRIRKLMKNIGRVRSKNPEQVRESRFDKGKKRDRSEAYAQRDWLDGYPSSDSESSQHCLGAKCRGTKFEAEEREICNDSCEEESLSNSYGARWDVFQKQDVSKLLEYINNHSLELESMDSSKKNVNHPLLEQSYYLDEYHKERLKEEFDVEPWSFDQCVGEAVIVPAGCPYQNRKNKSCVNAVVKFLSPEHVTESIKRVEELNQLPQSVKTKANKIEVKKMAIHKISEAVKEIRELTSSDSTGASRLYN
- the LOC104718190 gene encoding uncharacterized protein LOC104718190 isoform X3 translates to MSEIETVPDEFRCNRSDGKQWRCKRRALEGKKMCEAHHSSQSLKRSKQKASESMKLVRSRRGGGGDEAACSEIEPSENRIRAKRSGKSKRKRVMGEAEAMDEAVKKMKLKRGDLQLDLIRMVLKREVEKRKRLPNQKKKTKKVTSSNGGFGEFVGEELTRVLPNGVMAISPPSPTTSNVSSPCDVKVGEEPISVAKRRFRSKNIEPLPVGKMQVVPFKGNLVSGKKEKKKRCHWCGTRGFGDLISCLSCEREFFCIDCIEKRNKGSREEVEGKCPVCCGSCRCKVCSVTMSGVTECKDSQSVRSDIDRVLHLHYAVCMLLPVLKKINAEHKVEVENDAEKKGGNPAEPQIHSSESTSDDQQLCSSDNSAAVDLKKRCTRSSSVLRLSSDQDQSQGSLSRMVGSVKCLNGIKSLSDCKRKEVKGCSNNLSLSLLSLELTSKLEISAEEVVSCYELPEVLDKFFGCPFCHGMETQSSSSDSNLKEASKRREDGTGNFLYYPTVMEFQQNNLEHFQTHWSKGHPVVVRSVLKGGLSLNWDPVAMFCCYLMTINSKTGNTTDCMDWFEVEIGVKQFFLGSLRGKAETNTCQERLKLEGWLSSSLFKEQFPNHYAEILNILPISHYMDPKSGLLNIAANLPDTVQTPDFGPCLHISYRSGEEYALPDSVRKLGFETCDMVDILLYVTETHVSTKQICRIRKLMKNIGRVRSKNPEQVRESRFDKGKKRDRSEAYAQRDWLDGYPSSDSESSQHCLGAKCRGTKFEAEEREICNDSCEEESLSNSYGARWDVFQKQDVSKLLEYINNHSLELESMDSSKKNVNHPLLEQSYYLDEYHKERLKEEFDVEPWSFDQCVGEAVIVPAGCPYQNRKNKSCVNAVVKFLSPEHVTESIKRVEELNQLPQSVKTKANKIE
- the LOC109127071 gene encoding uncharacterized protein LOC109127071 — its product is MLAFTKMARYQGLLQTRATMLLIRNYHKQPVKVVWTKPENGWIKLNFDGSRGREGQASIGGIFRNHKAEFLLGYSESIGEATSTTAEFAALKRGLELVLENGWTDLWLEGDAKIIMDIISKRGRLRCEETKKHVNYINVVMLELSNCVLSHVYREGNRVADKLAKLGHQFQDPKVWRVQPPDIVLPIIHDDAKGKIVLRTK
- the LOC104718190 gene encoding uncharacterized protein LOC104718190 isoform X1; amino-acid sequence: MSEIETVPDEFRCNRSDGKQWRCKRRALEGKKMCEAHHSSQSLKRSKQKASESMKLVRSRRGGGGDEAACSEIEPSENRIRAKRSGKSKRKRVMGEAEAMDEAVKKMKLKRGDLQLDLIRMVLKREVEKRKRLPNQKKKTKKVTSSNGGFGEFVGEELTRVLPNGVMAISPPSPTTSNVSSPCDVKVGEEPISVAKRRFRSKNIEPLPVGKMQVVPFKGNLVSGKKEKKKRCHWCGTRGFGDLISCLSCEREFFCIDCIEKRNKGSREEVEGKCPVCCGSCRCKVCSVTMSGVTECKDSQSVRSDIDRVLHLHYAVCMLLPVLKKINAEHKVEVENDAEKKGGNPAEPQIHSSESTSDDQQLCSSDNSAAVDLKKRCTRSSSVLRLSSDQDQSQGSLSRMVGSVKCLNGIKSLSDCKRKEVKGCSNNLSLSLLSLELTSKLEISAEEVVSCYELPEVLDKFFGCPFCHGMETQSSSSDSNLKEASKRREDGTGNFLYYPTVMEFQQNNLEHFQTHWSKGHPVVVRSVLKGGLSLNWDPVAMFCCYLMTINSKTGNTTDCMDWFEVEIGVKQFFLGSLRGKAETNTCQERLKLEGWLSSSLFKEQFPNHYAEILNILPISHYMDPKSGLLNIAANLPDTVQTPDFGPCLHISYRSGEEYALPDSVRKLGFETCDMVDILLYVTETHVSTKQICRIRKLMKNIGRVRSKNPEQVRESRFDKGKKRDRSEAYAQRDWLDGYPSSDSESSQHCLGAKCRGTKFEAEEREICNDSCEEESLSNSYGARWDVFQKQDVSKLLEYINNHSLELESMDSSKKNVNHPLLEQSYYLDEYHKERLKEEFDVEPWSFDQCVGEAVIVPAGCPYQNRKNKSCVNAVVKFLSPEHVTESIKRVEELNQLPQSVKTKANKIEVKKMAIHKISEAVKEIRELTSSDSTGASRLYN